In Dermacentor silvarum isolate Dsil-2018 chromosome 2, BIME_Dsil_1.4, whole genome shotgun sequence, the following proteins share a genomic window:
- the LOC119441889 gene encoding 60S ribosomal protein L8: MGRVIRAQRKGAGSVFRSHNKHRKGAPKLRAVDFAERHGYIKGIIKEILHDPGRGAPLARVVFRDPYRYKLKKELFLAAEGMHTGQFIYCGKKAALQVGNVLPVGTMPEGTVICNVEEKAGDRGRLARTSGNYATVIAHNADTRKTRIKLPSGAKKVLPSANRAMVGIIAGGGRVEKPILKAGRAYHKYKAKRNSWPKVRGVAMNPVEHPHGGGNHQHIGKASTVRRDASAGRKVGLIAARRTGRIRGGKVNAQGKDD, encoded by the exons ATGGGACGAGTAATCCGAGCTCAGCGTAAAGGAGCGGGAAGCGTCTTTCGCTCCCACAACAAGCACAGGAAAGGAGCTCCCAAGCTTCGAGCCGTCGACTTCGCCGAGCGTCATGGCTACATTAAAGGAATTATCAAG GAAATTCTGCATGACCCCGGCCGTGGTGCCCCCCTTGCACGGGTGGTGTTTCGTGACCCGTACCGGTACAAGCTCAAGAAGGAGCTGTTCCTGGCAGCAGAAGGCATGCACACTGGCCAGTTTATCTACTGCGGCAAGAAGGCTGCCCTCCAG gttgGCAATGTGCTTCCCGTGGGTACCATGCCTGAAGGCACGGTGATCTGCAACGTCGAGGAGAAGGCTGGAGACCGGGGCCGGCTGGCACGTACGTCGGGCAACTATGCCACTGTGATTGCGCACAATGCCGACACACGCAAGACTCGCATCAAGCTCCCCTCGGGTGCCAAGAAGGTGCTGCCCTCAGCCAACCGCGCCATGGTGGGCATCATTGCCGGTGGCGGTCGTGTTGAGAAGCCCATCCTTAAGGCTGGCCGTGCGTACCACAAGTACAAGGCAAAGCGCAACTCGTGGCCAAAGGTCCGCGGTGTCGCCATGAAC CCTGTCGAGCATCCTCACGGTGGTGGCAACCACCAGCACATCGGCAAGGCCTCGACTGTCAGGAGGGATGCCTCAGCTGGTCGCAAG GTCGGTCTCATCGCTGCCAGGCGGACAGGTCGTATCCGTGGTGGCAAGGTCAATGCTCAGGGCAAGGACGATTAG